The window GTTTGATAAGGTTACCATTGCCGGTTCTTATGTTACGGAAGGTAAGATCAAGCGTGATCATAAGATCCGCATCTTCCGCGACGGTGTATTGTTGTATCCGAGAACAGAAGGTGCTTATGCAGAACTGGGCAGCCTGAAGCGATTCAAGGATGATGTGAAGGAAGTAGCGACCAATTATGAGTGCGGCTTAACCATCAAGAACTTCTCAGACATCTCAGTAGGTGATACTGTGGTGGCTTACGAAGAGCTGGAAGTAAAGCGTACACTCTGATTTGTAGAATAGAACGATAAAACCGGATGAGCTTCAGGTTGGCACTTGGTGTGGCCCGGAGCTCATTTTTTTGTTAAAAAGATTGATCAGGACAAGCTTAGCTAACTGATTGGTTATTTTTGGAACAGGAGACATTTATGAAAAGACTGTTTGTAATTCTTGCTGTAATGATGAGTCTGGGCTTGCAAGCTCAGGTGAAAAAAGTTGTAGCCGATAAAATTGTGGCGCAGGTGGGTGATAAATTCATCCTGAAATCTGATATCATCAATGCAATTGCTGATTTCAAAAGACAGACACAGGGACAAGAAGGTGTGATCATTCCCACTGAGTGCCAGGTGCTGGAAGGTCAGTTGATTCGTAAAGCGCTTTATTTACAAGCGCAGAAAGATTCACTGAAAGTAAGTGAGGAAGAAATTGAAGCCCAGCTGGATAATCGTATCAGAAGTTTTATTGGTGCTTATGGCTCTAAGGAAACATTGGAAGAAATTGCCGGTAAAACTGTTTACCAGATTAAAGATGATTTTCGCGAGCCGCTGAAGGAGAAAGAATTGTCTGAGCAAATGGAGCGTAAGATTGTAGAGAATATCAAGATTACGCCTAATGAAGTAAAAGCTTATTACGAGCGTATTCCAAAAGATAGTCTGGCATTTTATGAGAGCGAATTAGAGATAAGTCAGTTGGTTCTAATACCTAAGCCCAACAAGGATGTGGAAGAATATGTATCGAAGCAGTTGTACGACTTACGCAGACAGGTTGAGTTTGGTGGTAAGAAGTTCGAGCAGCTGGCAAAACTGTATTCTGAAGATCCGGGTAGCAGAGACAATGGTGGTCAGTATAGTTTGAACAGAAATGAGCGTAACTGGGATCCTGCGTTTTTGTCTGCTTCATTTCGTTTGAAGGATGGACAAATTTCTCCGGTAATCAAGTCAAAGTTTGGATTACACATTATTCAGTTGGTTGCCCGTCAGGGTGATGATGCTGTTGTTCGACATATCCTCAAGATTCCACCAGTAACTGAGGATGAAATCAAAGAGTCGATAGATAAGTTGGATTCTTTGCGTAAGCAGATCCTAGATAATAAAATTTCTTTCGGCGAAGCAGTGAACAAGTTTAGTGATGATGATAATAGTAAGTTCAATGCTGGTGCTTTAACTGGTCGTGATGGTTCAACCATGGTGAACATCGATCAGTTGGATGCCGATATGGTTACTGCAATCAAAGCCATGAAGCCGGGTGAAATTTCCAAGCCCCGCCTCTATACCGATGAGCGTCAGCGTAAGGCTGTTCGTATTATTTATTTGAAGACAAGGACTGAACCACACCGCGAGAACCTGAAAGAAGACTATAACCGTATCGCGCAGCGCGCACTGGAAGAAAAGAAGCAAGCAGCTATCGAAAAATGGTTCCGTGAGAAGATCCCAACTTTTTATGTGAGCATCGATAAGGAGTACACTACTTGTAAGGAAGTGACTCTTTGGAGTAAGACTGCACAGGGCTTTACTG is drawn from Chitinophagales bacterium and contains these coding sequences:
- a CDS encoding peptidylprolyl isomerase — its product is MKRLFVILAVMMSLGLQAQVKKVVADKIVAQVGDKFILKSDIINAIADFKRQTQGQEGVIIPTECQVLEGQLIRKALYLQAQKDSLKVSEEEIEAQLDNRIRSFIGAYGSKETLEEIAGKTVYQIKDDFREPLKEKELSEQMERKIVENIKITPNEVKAYYERIPKDSLAFYESELEISQLVLIPKPNKDVEEYVSKQLYDLRRQVEFGGKKFEQLAKLYSEDPGSRDNGGQYSLNRNERNWDPAFLSASFRLKDGQISPVIKSKFGLHIIQLVARQGDDAVVRHILKIPPVTEDEIKESIDKLDSLRKQILDNKISFGEAVNKFSDDDNSKFNAGALTGRDGSTMVNIDQLDADMVTAIKAMKPGEISKPRLYTDERQRKAVRIIYLKTRTEPHRENLKEDYNRIAQRALEEKKQAAIEKWFREKIPTFYVSIDKEYTTCKEVTLWSKTAQGFTGNQ